The proteins below come from a single Arthrobacter sp. zg-Y1171 genomic window:
- the groES gene encoding co-chaperone GroES produces the protein MSVSIKPLEDRIVVRPLEAEQTTASGLVIPDTAKEKPQEGEVVAVGPGRVDDNGNRIPVDVAEGDVVIYSKYGGTEVKHGGQEYLVLSARDVLAVVVK, from the coding sequence GTGTCGGTCTCTATTAAGCCCCTTGAGGATCGTATTGTTGTCCGCCCCCTCGAAGCCGAGCAGACCACTGCTTCCGGCCTCGTTATCCCGGACACTGCAAAGGAAAAGCCCCAGGAGGGTGAAGTAGTTGCAGTTGGACCCGGCCGCGTTGATGACAACGGCAACCGCATCCCGGTTGACGTTGCCGAAGGCGACGTAGTCATTTACTCCAAGTACGGCGGAACCGAAGTCAAGCACGGCGGCCAGGAATACCTGGTGCTGTCCGCCCGCGACGTGCTGGCCGTCGTCGTAAAGTAG
- a CDS encoding siderophore ABC transporter substrate-binding protein: MITKSRLLAGTALVSLLALSACSTEAADADVESAQGSTVTVEHAQGSTEVPVNPEIVYTFDLGALDTMDALDIDVDGVPAANFPESLSQYGAEEITKIGSMKEPDFEAINAGAPDLIIISGRVADSYEELSKIAPTVDLSVDNADSWNSFKENTRTLGTIFEKEDLVEEKLGALEGKVEDTKELAADAGNGLIVMTSGGEMTAYGAGSRFGIIHDVLGLEPAAEVQGEGKHGESVSFNYIADTDPDHLFVIDRDVAVGTSGEAASAVLDNELVKSTKAARNGNITMLDSASWYLVGYGLNNVDTMVNTVHDAL, from the coding sequence ATGATCACGAAGTCCCGCCTGTTGGCCGGAACCGCCCTTGTGTCCCTCCTCGCGCTCAGCGCCTGCTCCACTGAAGCAGCAGATGCGGACGTCGAGTCCGCGCAGGGCTCAACCGTGACGGTCGAGCACGCCCAGGGAAGCACCGAAGTTCCGGTGAACCCGGAGATCGTGTACACCTTCGACCTCGGCGCCCTCGATACGATGGATGCCCTCGACATTGACGTCGACGGCGTGCCTGCCGCCAACTTCCCGGAGAGCCTCTCCCAGTACGGCGCCGAAGAGATCACCAAGATCGGCAGCATGAAAGAGCCCGACTTCGAAGCGATCAACGCCGGCGCTCCGGACCTGATCATCATTTCCGGCCGGGTTGCCGATTCTTACGAAGAGTTGAGCAAGATTGCCCCCACCGTCGACCTCAGCGTCGATAACGCCGATTCCTGGAACTCCTTCAAGGAAAACACCCGGACCCTCGGCACGATCTTCGAGAAGGAAGACCTGGTTGAAGAGAAGCTGGGCGCCCTGGAAGGCAAGGTCGAAGACACCAAGGAACTGGCCGCCGACGCCGGCAACGGCTTGATCGTTATGACCAGCGGCGGGGAAATGACCGCCTACGGCGCAGGCTCGCGCTTCGGCATCATCCACGACGTCCTGGGCCTGGAACCGGCCGCCGAGGTTCAGGGCGAGGGTAAGCACGGCGAATCCGTTTCCTTTAACTACATTGCGGATACCGATCCTGACCACCTGTTCGTCATTGACCGCGACGTAGCCGTCGGCACCTCCGGCGAAGCCGCCTCCGCCGTGCTCGACAATGAGCTGGTCAAGAGCACCAAGGCTGCCCGGAACGGAAACATCACCATGCTGGATTCCGCCAGCTGGTACCTGGTCGGATACGGCCTGAACAACGTGGACACCATGGTTAACACCGTCCACGACGCTCTCTAG
- a CDS encoding GuaB3 family IMP dehydrogenase-related protein, with protein MSNEIEIGRGKHGRRAYSLDDVAIVPSRRTRDPQDVSINWQIDAYQFEMPVIGAPMDSVMSPASAIALGRLGGLGVLNLEGLWTRYENPEPLLDEIAALSSDNFNPAATRRLQEIYNAPIQAELISSRLAEMRDAGVTVAGSLTPQRTQEFYKTVLAAGVDVFVIRGTTVSAEHVSKTVEPLNLKQFIYELDVPVIVGGAAGYTPALHLMRTGAAGVLVGFGGGATTTTRRALGIHAPMATAISDIAEARRDYMDESGGRYVHVIADGGMGTSGDIIKAFAMGADAVMLGSALARAEEAPGHGWHWGQEAHHSELPRGDRVRLDTVGPLKEVLWGPSHHTNGTSNLMGALRRAMATTGYSDLKAFQRIEVLVSPYQYSL; from the coding sequence GTGAGTAACGAGATAGAAATTGGCCGTGGCAAGCATGGGCGCAGAGCCTACTCCCTGGATGACGTGGCGATTGTGCCCTCGCGGCGCACCCGCGATCCCCAGGATGTTTCCATCAACTGGCAGATCGATGCCTACCAGTTCGAGATGCCGGTCATCGGCGCCCCGATGGACTCGGTGATGTCTCCGGCATCAGCCATTGCCCTCGGCAGGCTCGGCGGCCTCGGCGTGCTGAACCTTGAGGGCCTGTGGACCCGGTACGAGAATCCGGAACCGCTGCTGGACGAAATCGCCGCCCTCAGCAGCGACAACTTCAACCCCGCCGCCACCCGCCGCCTGCAGGAAATCTACAACGCACCGATCCAGGCCGAACTGATCAGCTCGCGCCTGGCCGAAATGCGCGACGCCGGCGTGACTGTTGCCGGCTCGCTCACCCCGCAGCGCACCCAGGAGTTCTACAAGACCGTCCTCGCCGCGGGCGTCGACGTCTTCGTCATCCGCGGCACCACCGTTTCCGCCGAGCACGTGTCCAAGACCGTGGAACCGCTGAACCTGAAGCAGTTCATCTACGAACTCGATGTTCCGGTGATCGTGGGCGGAGCCGCCGGCTACACCCCGGCCCTGCACCTGATGCGTACCGGCGCGGCCGGCGTCCTCGTCGGGTTCGGCGGCGGCGCGACCACCACCACCCGGCGTGCGCTGGGCATCCACGCGCCCATGGCCACGGCCATCTCCGATATAGCCGAGGCGCGCCGGGACTACATGGACGAGTCCGGCGGACGGTACGTGCACGTGATCGCCGACGGCGGCATGGGCACCAGCGGCGACATCATCAAGGCGTTCGCGATGGGCGCCGACGCCGTGATGCTCGGTTCCGCGCTGGCCCGTGCCGAAGAGGCACCGGGCCACGGCTGGCACTGGGGGCAGGAAGCACACCACAGCGAGCTGCCGCGCGGCGACAGGGTCCGCTTGGACACCGTGGGACCGCTCAAAGAGGTCCTTTGGGGGCCGTCCCACCACACCAACGGCACCTCCAACCTCATGGGTGCGCTGCGCCGGGCAATGGCCACCACCGGCTACTCGGACCTGAAAGCGTTCCAGCGCATCGAAGTGCTGGTGTCCCCCTACCAGTACAGCCTGTAA
- a CDS encoding SURF1 family protein: MLKTALQPRWIAGLLFALVISTVFVLLSQWQFSSAESEETGEPRATEDVRPLTEAFTPGKPMYETEADQMVSLTGSFDPDRSVLVQERLQDGEMGYWAVTAFNVDGAPSGEFIPVVRGWVSDPEDVTKPPAGEAAVVGRLLPSEAPLPATPEDGRVTALSTAELINLWDAPAYSAFVTASEITVDGAPVDNGGMETVEVSAQPEETPVNWLNIFYALEWIVFAGFSVFLWWRLVADEHNRSLEDDEYEDEYDDDYTDATEPDHDHPSSEVTK; encoded by the coding sequence GTGCTCAAAACTGCCCTGCAGCCGCGCTGGATCGCCGGCCTGCTCTTTGCCCTCGTCATCTCGACGGTCTTCGTGCTGTTGAGCCAATGGCAGTTTTCCAGTGCCGAATCGGAGGAGACCGGCGAGCCCCGCGCCACCGAAGACGTCCGGCCGCTGACCGAGGCTTTCACCCCGGGTAAGCCGATGTATGAAACCGAAGCGGACCAGATGGTTTCCCTCACCGGGTCCTTTGACCCGGATCGGTCCGTCCTCGTTCAGGAGCGGCTCCAGGACGGCGAGATGGGCTACTGGGCTGTCACCGCCTTCAACGTTGACGGCGCACCCTCGGGCGAATTCATCCCGGTGGTCCGCGGCTGGGTCTCCGACCCGGAAGACGTCACGAAGCCACCGGCCGGTGAGGCCGCCGTCGTCGGGCGCCTGCTGCCTTCCGAGGCCCCGCTGCCCGCGACGCCCGAGGACGGACGGGTTACCGCCCTCTCCACAGCCGAACTGATCAACCTCTGGGACGCCCCCGCCTACTCGGCGTTCGTCACGGCTTCGGAAATCACCGTCGACGGCGCGCCCGTGGACAACGGCGGCATGGAAACCGTGGAAGTGAGTGCCCAGCCCGAGGAAACCCCGGTCAACTGGCTCAACATCTTCTACGCCCTGGAATGGATCGTCTTCGCCGGCTTCTCCGTCTTCCTGTGGTGGCGCCTGGTCGCCGACGAGCACAACCGCAGCCTCGAGGACGACGAATATGAGGACGAGTACGACGACGACTACACCGACGCAACCGAACCCGACCACGATCATCCCAGCAGTGAGGTAACCAAGTGA
- a CDS encoding glycerol-3-phosphate dehydrogenase/oxidase, with translation MTADALSPEYRTEAMDKLRATTAPGNELDILIVGGGVVGAGAALDAVTRGLKVGMVEARDWASGTSSRSSKLIHGGLRYLEMLDFALVQEALKERGLLLQRIAPHLVKPVAFLYPLTKRFIERPYVGAGIFLYDTMGMTSGNSRGVPMQKHLTRRQTLRMAPSLKDDAMVGAIRYYDGQVDDARYVANMVRTAAHYGAAVVNRLAVVDFLREGERVVGARVRDQETGNEFDIAASQVVNATGVWTDETQAMVTDRGQLKVRASKGVHLVVPKDRIQSTVGMILRTEKSVLFVIPWGRHWIIGTTDTDWNLDKAHPAATSADIDYILEHVNLVLKTPLTREDVEGVYAGLRPLLAGENDSTAKLSREHVVAHPVPGLVVVAGGKWTTYRVMAKDAVDEAARALDEKVPESCTQTIPLLGAVGYKAAWNRRHRTADEYGVHVVRVEHLLNRYGSMSDDLLELIKADPTLAEPLPGADDYLRAEAVYATTHEGARHVEDVLARRTRISIETFDRGVSAAPVVAELMAPLLGWDLERVESEVAHYLARVDAERRSQEQPDDKSADTARLAAEDIAPRI, from the coding sequence ATGACTGCAGACGCCCTGAGCCCCGAGTACCGGACAGAAGCCATGGACAAGCTCCGGGCAACCACCGCGCCGGGCAATGAGCTGGACATCCTGATCGTCGGCGGCGGCGTGGTGGGCGCCGGCGCCGCGCTGGACGCGGTGACGCGCGGGCTGAAGGTAGGCATGGTGGAGGCCCGGGACTGGGCGTCGGGAACGTCATCGCGTTCCTCCAAGCTCATCCACGGCGGCCTGCGCTACCTGGAGATGCTCGATTTTGCGTTGGTCCAGGAGGCGTTGAAGGAGCGGGGGCTGCTGCTGCAGCGGATCGCCCCGCACCTGGTGAAGCCCGTGGCGTTCCTGTACCCGTTGACGAAGCGGTTCATCGAGCGGCCGTACGTGGGCGCCGGCATCTTCCTGTACGACACCATGGGCATGACCTCGGGGAACTCCCGCGGCGTGCCCATGCAGAAGCACCTGACCCGGCGCCAGACACTGCGGATGGCGCCGAGCCTGAAGGATGATGCGATGGTGGGGGCCATCCGCTACTACGACGGCCAGGTGGATGACGCCCGGTACGTGGCCAACATGGTCCGCACCGCCGCGCATTACGGCGCCGCAGTGGTGAACCGGCTCGCCGTCGTCGACTTCCTGCGCGAGGGCGAACGCGTGGTCGGGGCCCGCGTCCGCGACCAGGAAACCGGCAACGAGTTCGACATCGCGGCAAGCCAGGTGGTCAATGCCACCGGCGTCTGGACGGATGAAACCCAGGCCATGGTGACCGACCGCGGGCAGCTGAAGGTGCGCGCCTCCAAGGGCGTCCACCTGGTGGTTCCCAAGGACCGGATCCAGTCCACCGTCGGCATGATCCTGCGGACGGAAAAATCCGTGCTCTTCGTCATCCCGTGGGGGCGGCACTGGATCATCGGCACCACCGACACGGACTGGAACCTGGACAAGGCCCACCCGGCGGCCACCTCGGCGGACATCGACTACATCCTCGAGCACGTGAACCTGGTGCTGAAGACACCGCTGACCCGGGAGGACGTGGAAGGGGTCTACGCGGGGCTTCGGCCGCTGCTCGCCGGGGAAAACGACTCCACTGCCAAACTCTCGCGTGAACACGTGGTGGCCCACCCGGTACCGGGACTCGTGGTGGTTGCCGGCGGTAAATGGACCACCTACCGGGTCATGGCCAAGGACGCCGTGGATGAGGCTGCCCGGGCCCTGGACGAAAAGGTTCCCGAGAGCTGCACGCAGACCATCCCCCTTCTGGGCGCGGTGGGTTACAAGGCGGCCTGGAACCGCCGGCACCGCACCGCCGACGAGTACGGGGTGCACGTGGTGCGGGTGGAGCATCTGCTCAACCGCTACGGCTCCATGAGCGACGACCTGCTCGAGCTCATCAAGGCGGACCCGACGCTCGCGGAACCGCTGCCCGGCGCCGACGACTACCTGCGCGCGGAAGCCGTGTATGCCACCACGCACGAAGGCGCCCGGCACGTCGAGGACGTCCTCGCCCGGCGGACCCGGATCTCCATCGAAACCTTTGACCGGGGCGTCTCGGCCGCACCGGTGGTAGCCGAACTGATGGCGCCGCTGCTGGGCTGGGACCTTGAACGCGTGGAAAGCGAAGTCGCCCACTACCTTGCACGGGTGGACGCGGAACGCCGCAGCCAGGAACAGCCCGATGACAAGAGCGCCGACACCGCCCGCCTGGCGGCCGAGGACATAGCACCGCGCATCTAG
- the groL gene encoding chaperonin GroEL (60 kDa chaperone family; promotes refolding of misfolded polypeptides especially under stressful conditions; forms two stacked rings of heptamers to form a barrel-shaped 14mer; ends can be capped by GroES; misfolded proteins enter the barrel where they are refolded when GroES binds), with translation MAKQLEFNDSARRSLEAGVDKLANTVKVTLGPRGRNVVLAKTWGAPTITNDGVTIAREIELDDPYENLGAQLAKEVATKTNDVAGDGTTTATVLAQALVKEGLRNVAAGAAPGQLKRGIEVSVDAVAKRLLENAKEVEGNQVAHVAAISAQSTEIGELLAQAFDTVGKDGVITIEESSSTQTELAITEGMQFDKGYLSPYFVTDPERQEAVLEDALILINSGKISSVAEFLPLLEKALQTSKPLFIIAEDVDGEALSTLVVNKIRGTLNVVAVKAPGFGDRRKAMMQDIATLTGAQVVSPDLGLKLDQVGLEVLGSARRITVTKDNTTIVDGTGSEADVADRVAQIRAEIERTDSDWDREKLQERLAKLSGGIGVIRVGAATEVELKEKKHRIEDAVSSTRAALEEGIVAGGGSALVHAARALDTDPEVTKLQGDAATAVGLVRRALAQPLRWIAENAGSEGMVVVAKVGELEINNGFNAATGEYEDLIAAGIIDPVKVTRSALRNAASIASLVLTTEALVVEKPAEEDNDHGHQH, from the coding sequence ATGGCAAAGCAGTTGGAGTTCAATGACTCCGCCCGCCGCTCGCTCGAAGCAGGCGTCGATAAGCTCGCCAACACGGTCAAGGTGACCCTCGGCCCGCGCGGCCGCAACGTCGTCCTGGCCAAGACCTGGGGCGCTCCCACCATCACCAACGACGGCGTTACGATTGCCCGCGAAATTGAGCTGGACGACCCGTACGAGAACCTCGGTGCACAGCTGGCCAAGGAAGTAGCCACCAAGACCAACGATGTTGCCGGCGACGGCACCACCACGGCCACCGTGCTGGCACAGGCCCTGGTCAAGGAAGGCCTGCGCAACGTTGCCGCCGGTGCTGCCCCCGGGCAGCTCAAGCGCGGCATCGAGGTGTCCGTTGACGCGGTAGCCAAGCGCCTGCTGGAGAACGCCAAGGAAGTTGAAGGCAACCAGGTTGCCCACGTTGCGGCCATCTCCGCGCAGAGCACCGAGATCGGCGAGCTGCTGGCCCAGGCCTTCGACACTGTCGGCAAGGACGGCGTCATCACGATCGAGGAATCCTCCTCGACGCAGACCGAGCTGGCCATCACCGAGGGCATGCAGTTCGACAAGGGCTACCTCTCGCCGTACTTCGTGACCGACCCGGAGCGCCAGGAAGCCGTCCTCGAAGATGCGCTGATCCTGATCAACTCCGGCAAGATCTCCTCCGTCGCCGAGTTCCTGCCGCTGCTGGAAAAGGCGCTGCAGACCTCCAAGCCGCTGTTCATCATCGCCGAAGACGTAGACGGGGAAGCCCTGTCCACCCTGGTGGTCAACAAGATCCGCGGCACCCTGAACGTCGTCGCCGTCAAGGCTCCGGGCTTCGGTGACCGCCGCAAGGCAATGATGCAGGACATCGCGACCCTCACCGGCGCCCAGGTAGTCAGCCCCGACCTCGGCCTGAAGCTGGACCAGGTTGGCCTTGAGGTGTTGGGCTCCGCCCGCCGCATCACGGTTACCAAGGACAACACCACGATTGTTGACGGCACCGGCTCCGAAGCCGACGTCGCCGACCGCGTGGCACAGATCCGTGCCGAGATCGAGCGCACCGATTCGGACTGGGACCGCGAGAAGCTGCAGGAACGCCTCGCCAAGCTGTCCGGCGGCATCGGCGTCATCCGCGTCGGTGCAGCCACCGAGGTGGAGCTGAAGGAAAAGAAGCACCGCATCGAAGATGCCGTTTCCTCCACCCGTGCCGCACTCGAAGAGGGCATTGTGGCCGGCGGCGGTTCCGCACTGGTCCACGCTGCCCGCGCACTGGACACCGATCCGGAGGTGACGAAGCTGCAGGGCGACGCCGCCACCGCCGTCGGCCTGGTCCGCCGTGCACTGGCGCAGCCGCTGCGCTGGATCGCCGAGAACGCCGGTTCCGAAGGCATGGTCGTCGTTGCCAAGGTGGGCGAGCTGGAAATCAACAACGGCTTCAACGCCGCCACCGGTGAATACGAAGACCTGATTGCCGCCGGCATCATCGACCCGGTCAAGGTCACCCGCTCGGCCCTGCGCAACGCCGCCTCGATCGCTTCGCTGGTGCTCACCACCGAAGCCCTCGTGGTGGAGAAGCCTGCCGAAGAGGACAACGACCACGGTCACCAGCACTAA
- a CDS encoding PTS sugar transporter subunit IIA produces MNEAGAVLTEPGIVILGMEAADRYDAAAQLAERLYRAGRISNLEGFLEQVSAREHQMATGLPGGIGLPHARSEFVHKTSIAVGITRYGHSVDFGAADGPATVILLIATPAASFSQHLEVLATLARSLFRPSFRDSLRRANDAEVIAELINSSLVFFDH; encoded by the coding sequence CTGAACGAAGCCGGGGCGGTGCTGACCGAACCCGGGATCGTGATTCTCGGCATGGAGGCGGCAGACCGGTACGACGCCGCCGCCCAGTTGGCCGAGCGGTTGTACCGTGCCGGCCGGATCAGCAACCTGGAGGGGTTCCTCGAACAGGTCAGCGCCAGGGAACACCAAATGGCCACCGGTCTGCCGGGCGGAATCGGACTCCCGCATGCCCGCAGCGAATTCGTGCACAAAACCTCCATCGCAGTGGGCATCACCCGCTACGGGCACAGCGTGGATTTCGGAGCAGCAGACGGACCGGCGACCGTGATCCTGCTCATTGCCACGCCGGCGGCTTCCTTCTCCCAGCACCTGGAAGTCCTTGCCACCCTGGCCCGGTCCCTGTTCCGCCCGTCCTTCCGGGATTCCCTGCGCCGGGCCAATGACGCAGAGGTGATTGCCGAGCTGATCAATTCGTCCCTGGTCTTTTTCGACCACTGA
- a CDS encoding DUF3817 domain-containing protein — protein sequence MNESASTAKAPRKKKRRFGGTHAQIRSALKFYKVFSYVTGVLLLALVVEMIAKYGFDTEIIVGSVNLSIGVLILHGWMYVVYLLSDFRLWQLMRWPFSKFILIALGGVVPFLSFVVEGRIHKQVLAELEAHPEAAKRY from the coding sequence GTGAACGAATCCGCAAGCACCGCCAAGGCACCGAGGAAAAAGAAGCGCCGGTTCGGCGGTACCCACGCCCAGATTCGTTCAGCACTGAAGTTCTACAAGGTCTTTTCCTACGTGACCGGCGTGCTGCTGCTCGCCCTCGTCGTGGAGATGATCGCCAAGTACGGCTTTGACACGGAGATCATCGTCGGCAGCGTCAATCTCTCCATCGGCGTGCTCATCCTGCACGGCTGGATGTACGTGGTGTACCTGCTGTCCGACTTCCGGCTATGGCAGCTGATGCGCTGGCCGTTCTCCAAGTTCATCCTGATTGCGCTCGGCGGCGTTGTGCCGTTCCTCTCCTTTGTGGTCGAAGGACGGATCCACAAACAGGTCCTGGCGGAGCTCGAAGCGCACCCTGAAGCGGCCAAGCGCTACTAG
- the guaB gene encoding IMP dehydrogenase, with protein sequence MSQQYPEHDPFGFVGLTYDDVLLLPGPTDVIPSEADTSSRLSKRITVQTPLLSAAMDTVTESRMAIAMARQGGLGVIHRNLSIADQAEHVDRVKRSESGMITNPVTISPDATLQELDDLCAHFRVSGLPVVDTENTLLGIVTNRDTRFIPRADYPSRKVEEVMTRMPLITGRVGISAAETMELLGKNRIEKLPLVDDAGKLQGLITVKDFDKAEQYPLATKDDEGRLRVGAAIGFFGDGYERAMSMVEAGVDILVVDTANGHSAGVLEMIARLKKDPAAAHVDIIGGQAATREGAQALIDAGADAVKVGVGPGSICTTRVVAGVGVPQITAIYEASKAAIPAGVPLIADGGLQYSGDIGKAIVAGADTVMLGGLLAGSAESPGDLVFVNGKQFKSYRGMGSLGAMQSRGKNTSYSKDRYFQADVPSDEKLIPEGIEGQVPYRGPLSAVAHQLVGGLRQTMFYTGARTIEELKAKGKFVRITPAGLKESHPHDIMMTAEAPNYGRR encoded by the coding sequence TTGAGTCAGCAGTACCCAGAACACGATCCGTTCGGCTTCGTCGGCCTGACCTACGACGACGTCCTCCTGCTGCCCGGCCCGACGGATGTAATTCCCTCTGAAGCCGACACCAGCTCCCGGCTGTCCAAGCGGATCACCGTGCAGACTCCGCTGCTTTCCGCCGCGATGGACACGGTCACCGAATCCCGCATGGCCATCGCGATGGCCCGGCAGGGCGGCCTCGGCGTGATCCACCGGAACCTTTCCATTGCCGACCAGGCGGAACACGTCGACCGGGTCAAGCGCAGCGAATCCGGCATGATCACCAACCCGGTGACGATTTCCCCCGACGCCACCCTGCAGGAACTCGACGACCTCTGTGCGCATTTCCGTGTTTCGGGCCTGCCGGTGGTGGATACCGAAAACACCCTGCTGGGCATTGTCACCAACCGCGACACCCGCTTCATTCCGCGTGCCGACTATCCGAGCCGCAAGGTCGAAGAAGTCATGACGCGCATGCCGCTCATCACCGGCCGGGTGGGCATCAGCGCCGCAGAGACAATGGAGCTGCTGGGCAAGAACCGGATCGAGAAGCTGCCGCTGGTGGACGACGCCGGCAAGCTGCAGGGATTGATCACGGTCAAGGACTTCGACAAGGCCGAGCAGTACCCGCTGGCCACCAAGGATGACGAGGGCCGCCTGCGCGTCGGTGCTGCCATCGGCTTCTTCGGCGACGGCTACGAGCGTGCCATGTCCATGGTCGAGGCCGGCGTCGACATCCTCGTGGTGGACACCGCCAACGGCCACAGTGCAGGCGTGCTGGAAATGATTGCCCGCCTCAAGAAGGACCCGGCTGCCGCGCACGTGGACATCATCGGCGGCCAGGCAGCCACCCGTGAAGGCGCCCAGGCCCTGATCGACGCCGGTGCCGACGCCGTCAAGGTAGGCGTGGGGCCGGGTTCCATCTGCACCACCCGCGTAGTTGCCGGAGTGGGCGTCCCGCAGATCACCGCCATTTACGAAGCTTCCAAGGCCGCCATTCCGGCGGGCGTCCCGCTGATCGCCGACGGCGGCCTGCAGTACTCGGGCGACATCGGCAAGGCCATCGTGGCCGGCGCCGACACCGTAATGCTGGGCGGCCTGCTGGCCGGCTCCGCGGAAAGCCCGGGCGACCTGGTCTTCGTCAACGGCAAGCAGTTCAAGTCCTACCGCGGCATGGGTTCGCTCGGGGCCATGCAGTCCCGGGGCAAGAACACCTCCTACTCCAAGGACCGCTACTTCCAGGCCGACGTCCCCAGCGACGAAAAGCTGATTCCGGAAGGCATCGAAGGCCAGGTGCCCTACCGCGGACCGCTTTCCGCCGTGGCGCACCAGCTGGTCGGCGGCCTGCGCCAGACCATGTTCTACACGGGTGCACGCACCATTGAAGAGCTGAAGGCCAAGGGCAAGTTTGTCCGGATCACCCCGGCCGGGCTGAAGGAATCCCACCCGCACGACATCATGATGACGGCCGAGGCGCCGAACTACGGGCGCCGCTGA